Part of the Kushneria marisflavi genome, ACCGTGCATGCCCAGTGAGGTCATCAGCGGTGCGGGGCCCAGCAGTAGCGCCACATTGGCGCGACCGAGCTGGTCAAGGCAGGCGCGCTTGAGCACCTGCATCTCCTGCGGGGCGCAGCTGCCCAGATTGTTGAGCAGGGCCACCCAGGGCCCGTCATCGGGACGGCCCAGCGCCTCAAGCACCTGTGTCACGGCGTCATCAGCACTGTCGGGGTTAACCTGGCGAACGCCGGGCTCGTTATGGATGCCCAGTCCCAGTTCAGGCGTCCTGCGAGAAGACGATTCCTGACCTGGCAGGGTGGCACTGGAGAGCGCCATCCCCATGGAGCGTACGCGTTCGGCCATGTTCCGGGCCGCCTGATGAACCGTTTCGAGATCATCACCGCGGCTGGCGCAGTAACCGGCCATCTTGTGTACCAGCAGCGTACCGGCCAGTCCACGTGGCTGAGGCGTCTCGGGCAGGGCCATATCATCGGCCACGATCACCGTTTCTACCCGATAGCCTTCCTCGCGGGCGCGCTCGGCGGCAAGGCCGAAATTGAGCCGGTCACCGGTGTAATTCTTGATGATTAAAAGACAGCCAGCGGCGCCACAGCAGGCTCGAATACCGGCAAGAATCGCTTCCACGCCCGGAGACGCGAAGACGTCGCCCGCGACGGCTGCCGTCAGCATGCCCTGGCCCACGAAGCCTGCATGGGCCGGTTCATGCCCCGAACCGCCGCCCGAGATCAGGGCGACCTGCTGGCGGCCATCACGATCGGGGTGCCAGTCGGCACGCATCACGATGCGAGCGTCACCATGATCGGAAAGGGTGACACTGGCCGACATGGCCAGCCCTTCCAGCAGTTCGCTGACCAGATGTTCCGGTGAGTTATAAAAATGATGCATAAAGGGCTCCTTTGAGAGGGCCCTTTCAGCGTAGAGGGTTCCGGAGGGAAACAGGAGATGCGCTTATGATTTCGAGCGTCGTGAGCGCCGATTATTTCCGGTCGATGGGCGCCGGCCACTGGATCGGATCCTGCTCGCCGCCCGGGTCCAGCCGTCCCGGACGCTGCTCTGGCGTGCAGTCCACGAGGGCACAGGCAAGCCTGTCCAGAGCGACCTGTCCGGTGGTTCCGGCCGTCACTCTTTCCCACCACTGTCGATGGACCGCCATGACCGTCACCGGTATCGAAGCAAGCCCCAGGCGCTGCGCCATGGCCAGACGATGAAGGCCACGATTGATCTTGAGAAGATGGCCCTCACGCGTGACGACCACACCCAGGGTGTCCTTGCTGCGGCTGGTGTCAAAGCCATGACAGGCCATGTCGTCGAGGAAGGTCAGATAGATGTTCAGGTAAGCCAGAATCTTTTCTTCGCTATCAAGCAGGATGCCTTCATGCGCCGAGGCCCAGGGCTTCCCTGCCTTCAAGCGTGCAGCATGCGCCTGAAAGCGCCGCGTTCTGGTGAGGTCGTCGCGATGCTCGTCCAGATCGGTAATGAACTCATAGCGCGAGCCGTGTCGTAGATCACCACGGCTCTCATCCCATTCGCCATCCCAGAGGAAGGCTGAAGACGAAGGGCGTTTACCACCAACGCCCTTGAAGTTGACATCACGTATCATATCGCGCGGATGGATATGGACGACCAGTCGATCGCCAAGACGCTTCTCGATCGAGCGGCGAGGCAGGCCCACCCTTTCAAGCTGAGCGCCGCCGGGCTGGCCTTTCAGCCAGCGCTGAAACCAGAACTCTTCGAACGGAATGCCTACCTGTTGCTGAAACGATGATTTGAGCCACTCCTGCAGGCGAACGCGGCGCTTCGACCAGCGAAGACGCTCGCTGCCAAGGCTTGCGAAGGCATCGTCGTCTTTTGTCGACGCAGAGGGAGGGAAGGACCTTGAGGACATGAAGGGAACCGATAGTTCGAGACAGGACGCATGAAACGTTCAGTTTACCATGCCCGCCACTGGCCGGCAGGACGGGCAG contains:
- a CDS encoding dihydroxyacetone kinase subunit DhaK, with translation MHHFYNSPEHLVSELLEGLAMSASVTLSDHGDARIVMRADWHPDRDGRQQVALISGGGSGHEPAHAGFVGQGMLTAAVAGDVFASPGVEAILAGIRACCGAAGCLLIIKNYTGDRLNFGLAAERAREEGYRVETVIVADDMALPETPQPRGLAGTLLVHKMAGYCASRGDDLETVHQAARNMAERVRSMGMALSSATLPGQESSSRRTPELGLGIHNEPGVRQVNPDSADDAVTQVLEALGRPDDGPWVALLNNLGSCAPQEMQVLKRACLDQLGRANVALLLGPAPLMTSLGMHGFSITLAPADETTLEAMNAPVQAPAWPTPQKVHDIETFSPRFSQQPPAGQGRHDETRGQLIARLATTLKESEKALDELDARVGDGDAGATFASGAKAVLKALDEGRLSTGEDARLASELGHLLATAMGGSSGVLLSILMTSAARQLEKNGDWPEALQAGIERMQHYGGARKGDRTMLDALIPAVEALTDGHSTEAAAQAARSGADDTGRMRKAGAGRSSLVPEQALDGVVDPGAEAVARLFETLAGRDTRA